A single Arcanobacterium canis DNA region contains:
- the nrdD gene encoding anaerobic ribonucleoside-triphosphate reductase has protein sequence MSVLDEIRQNLENAPKDGDMRTVEGAHGRMASSAAGVPGSFAASHETPRVEYLEHRVHIARVHKRDGRVVPFEARKVAASIERASFAAARHATHSAALTPAALTSLTHAVISELEAHGKIEPPASAIGETVARVLSACGQSAVARAFRAGRARVEAEHARATDIKTQVGKLLSCAPEVVNENANKDSLVFNTQRDLTAGSVAKAYALADLLPSHVANAHMRGDIHFHDLDYSPFQPMTNCCIIDIPGMLAEGFQIGNARVESPRSINTAAAQITQIIANVASSQYGGCSVDRADEVLAPYARMNYHKHLADAEEWVAPEKRQDYAWAKTRKDIYDAMQSLEYEINTLYSSNGQTPFVTIGFGLGTSRFEREIQRAILQVRIKGIGAQHHTAIFPKLIFGIRRGVNLAPDDPNYDIKKLALECSAKRMYPDILNYDAIVGIEGDYKAPMGCRSFLPRWIDPATGKDVNAGRMNLGVVTLNVPRIAIEAAGSKDRFWQIFDERMEIIHDALDFRARRCEDATPASAPILYQFGAFGKRVGKDEAVHGFFADHRATVSIGYIGLYEAACAFYGPDWETDPEAKDFTLEIVRRLAQYAEEWKAHSPYWYSVYSTPSESLTDRFARLDRQKFGDIPNITDKGYYTNSFHFDVRKKITPFEKIDFEAPYPHYAKGGFIHYCEYPKLDHNLSALEAVWDYSYDRVAYLGTNTPIDHCYECGFEGEFATTSEGFACPDCHNTNPDTCDVVRRTCGYLGNPMKRPMAAGRQEEILSRVKHLEGESRIQK, from the coding sequence ATGTCGGTGTTGGATGAAATTCGTCAGAACCTAGAAAACGCGCCAAAAGATGGCGATATGCGTACTGTCGAGGGCGCGCATGGCCGTATGGCAAGCAGTGCAGCTGGTGTCCCAGGCTCGTTCGCCGCGTCCCATGAAACTCCCCGTGTGGAATATCTTGAGCACCGTGTGCATATCGCCCGTGTACACAAACGTGATGGGCGAGTTGTGCCGTTTGAAGCGCGCAAGGTTGCGGCGTCAATCGAACGGGCATCATTTGCTGCGGCTCGTCACGCTACCCATTCTGCCGCGTTGACCCCGGCAGCACTGACGTCGCTGACACACGCTGTGATCAGTGAACTTGAAGCTCATGGGAAAATCGAACCACCGGCGTCGGCAATCGGAGAAACCGTCGCGCGCGTTCTCTCTGCCTGCGGGCAAAGTGCTGTGGCACGTGCGTTTCGTGCCGGGCGCGCACGGGTCGAAGCTGAGCACGCACGTGCCACAGATATCAAGACTCAAGTGGGAAAACTTCTCTCGTGTGCGCCGGAAGTCGTCAACGAAAACGCAAATAAGGATTCGCTCGTTTTTAATACTCAGCGTGATCTGACCGCTGGATCCGTAGCGAAAGCCTACGCACTTGCTGACCTTCTTCCATCGCACGTTGCCAATGCGCATATGCGAGGGGATATCCACTTCCACGATCTCGATTACAGTCCGTTCCAGCCGATGACAAACTGCTGCATCATCGATATCCCGGGGATGCTTGCTGAAGGTTTCCAAATTGGCAATGCGCGTGTGGAATCGCCGCGCTCGATTAACACTGCAGCCGCTCAGATTACGCAGATCATCGCGAACGTTGCGTCCTCGCAGTACGGTGGCTGCTCGGTTGATCGTGCCGACGAGGTGCTGGCACCGTATGCGCGGATGAATTACCACAAGCATCTTGCCGACGCCGAAGAATGGGTTGCTCCTGAGAAGCGCCAGGACTATGCGTGGGCAAAGACACGCAAGGACATCTACGATGCCATGCAATCGCTTGAGTACGAGATCAACACGCTTTACTCATCCAATGGCCAAACGCCGTTCGTCACGATCGGTTTCGGCTTGGGAACTAGCCGTTTTGAGCGCGAAATTCAGCGAGCAATTTTACAGGTGCGAATCAAAGGCATCGGAGCTCAACACCATACCGCGATCTTCCCGAAGCTGATCTTTGGGATCCGCCGGGGTGTTAATCTCGCACCAGATGATCCGAACTACGACATCAAGAAACTGGCGTTGGAGTGCTCGGCGAAGCGCATGTATCCCGATATTCTCAACTATGACGCCATCGTGGGCATTGAAGGTGATTACAAGGCTCCGATGGGGTGCCGTTCCTTCTTGCCTCGCTGGATTGACCCGGCCACTGGGAAGGACGTCAACGCTGGTCGGATGAATCTTGGTGTGGTGACGCTGAATGTGCCGCGTATCGCCATTGAAGCTGCCGGATCGAAGGATCGCTTCTGGCAGATTTTCGACGAGCGCATGGAGATTATCCATGACGCTCTCGATTTCCGTGCTCGCCGTTGTGAAGATGCTACTCCGGCGTCGGCGCCGATTCTGTACCAGTTCGGTGCCTTTGGGAAGCGCGTCGGGAAGGACGAGGCAGTCCATGGGTTCTTCGCAGATCATCGTGCGACGGTATCGATCGGATACATCGGATTGTATGAAGCGGCGTGTGCTTTCTATGGCCCAGATTGGGAAACCGATCCGGAAGCTAAGGATTTCACTCTCGAAATCGTTCGTCGTCTGGCTCAGTATGCCGAGGAGTGGAAGGCGCATAGCCCATACTGGTACTCGGTGTACTCAACTCCGTCAGAGTCGCTCACGGATCGTTTCGCGCGCCTGGATCGCCAGAAGTTCGGTGACATCCCGAATATCACCGACAAGGGCTACTACACGAATTCCTTCCACTTTGACGTGCGAAAGAAGATCACGCCGTTCGAGAAGATTGATTTCGAAGCTCCCTATCCGCACTACGCCAAGGGCGGTTTTATTCATTACTGTGAGTATCCCAAGCTCGATCACAATCTTTCCGCGCTTGAGGCTGTCTGGGACTACTCTTATGACCGAGTAGCCTATCTTGGCACGAATACCCCGATTGATCACTGCTACGAATGTGGTTTCGAAGGTGAGTTCGCCACGACTTCTGAGGGGTTTGCGTGCCCGGATTGCCACAACACGAACCCGGACACCTGTGATGTCGTGCGTCGGACCTGTGGTTACCTTGGCAACCCGATGAAGCGTCCGATGGCGGCGGGTCGGCAGGAGGAAATCTTGAGCCGCGTGAAGCACCTGGAAGGTGAAAGCCGTATCCAGAAGTAG
- the nrdG gene encoding anaerobic ribonucleoside-triphosphate reductase activating protein, producing the protein MRIDNAGVHQPECGEWRSEKLSRGRIADYKPMNFVDGEGVRCSIYVSGCPFKCPGCYNRAAQSFMYGEEYTEELGRRIFSDVAQPYVAGLSFLGGEPMLATGTLLPIARRLRKEFGAHKTIWTWTGYTFEALLNETLDKRELVGLSDVLVDGPFLQAEYVSGLAFRGSANQRIIDVQASLAAGRVVPYSVF; encoded by the coding sequence ATGAGGATTGACAACGCCGGTGTCCACCAGCCGGAGTGTGGCGAGTGGCGCTCAGAGAAGCTTTCGCGCGGTCGTATCGCTGATTATAAACCGATGAACTTCGTCGACGGGGAAGGGGTGCGCTGCTCGATCTACGTCAGTGGGTGCCCATTCAAATGCCCGGGTTGTTACAACCGAGCGGCGCAATCTTTCATGTATGGCGAGGAATACACCGAGGAATTGGGTCGTCGAATTTTTTCTGACGTTGCTCAACCCTATGTTGCCGGATTGAGTTTTTTGGGTGGCGAGCCGATGCTGGCAACCGGGACTCTTCTTCCGATTGCCCGCAGATTGCGAAAAGAATTTGGAGCGCACAAGACAATTTGGACGTGGACGGGCTATACCTTCGAAGCACTATTGAACGAGACTTTGGACAAACGTGAGCTGGTGGGGTTGAGTGACGTGCTCGTTGACGGCCCATTTCTTCAGGCCGAGTATGTATCCGGCCTAGCCTTTCGCGGATCGGCAAACCAGCGGATTATCGATGTTCAGGCATCTCTCGCTGCGGGAAGAGTAGTTCCCTACTCAGTGTTCTAG
- a CDS encoding EamA family transporter: MSKYTQSRPQYHFRRPEKTRSIGAMFAHRWFAPLLVILSALASYMGAAFAVDLFAQMSTPSVAWARFFVAAVILCAWRRPWRGRTARGYIFPIIFGVVIAVLTLLFYASLSLIPMGASVAIQFLGPVTLAMFAGRCWRIRVSVLIALVGVFMISFGGLDVSDPKIRYGILVTLAAGAMWAVYIITGRRMGASGHPLDNLAIATATATVVTVPFAPGAAVIAVSPTLIGTILIVALLSNIVTYTLDIIVMPHVSASMYSLLGALAPATSLAVGVMMLGQRPSLGEFAGLVIVMAAVALSAGTTTPAAGDVVAEVAAQATTHLDPVEVLIDSHIIPSATSTHISLVPVREPRLRRAIASLSRLRPTSRRTARTAAKMPH, translated from the coding sequence GTGTCTAAGTACACACAATCACGTCCTCAGTACCACTTTCGCCGGCCTGAAAAAACGCGTTCAATTGGAGCCATGTTTGCACATCGGTGGTTCGCTCCGCTCCTGGTCATTTTGTCCGCGCTCGCTTCATATATGGGCGCGGCTTTCGCTGTTGACCTCTTCGCGCAGATGAGTACACCTTCGGTTGCCTGGGCACGATTCTTCGTTGCCGCGGTCATCCTGTGTGCATGGCGACGCCCGTGGCGCGGCCGCACCGCACGCGGATACATTTTCCCGATCATTTTTGGTGTGGTCATCGCCGTACTCACGTTGCTGTTCTACGCCTCGCTCTCTCTGATCCCGATGGGCGCTTCGGTAGCTATTCAGTTCCTCGGGCCGGTCACACTGGCCATGTTTGCCGGACGTTGCTGGCGGATCCGCGTATCCGTCCTCATTGCTCTCGTCGGCGTCTTCATGATTTCCTTCGGTGGCTTAGACGTCAGCGATCCGAAGATCCGCTACGGCATCCTCGTGACTCTGGCCGCAGGAGCGATGTGGGCCGTGTACATTATCACTGGCCGACGCATGGGGGCCTCTGGCCATCCTCTCGATAACCTTGCTATTGCAACCGCCACCGCGACCGTCGTCACCGTACCTTTCGCACCCGGTGCAGCCGTGATTGCTGTGTCACCGACTCTGATCGGCACAATTCTGATCGTGGCGTTGCTTTCCAACATTGTGACCTACACTCTGGACATCATCGTGATGCCGCATGTGTCAGCCTCGATGTACTCGCTCTTGGGGGCGCTCGCGCCAGCCACTTCTTTGGCTGTTGGCGTCATGATGCTCGGCCAACGCCCATCACTCGGTGAATTCGCGGGACTCGTCATTGTCATGGCCGCTGTCGCGCTCTCTGCTGGCACCACGACGCCGGCGGCTGGCGACGTCGTTGCCGAAGTTGCTGCCCAAGCAACGACCCACCTTGACCCGGTTGAGGTTCTTATCGATTCCCACATCATTCCTTCAGCCACGAGCACTCATATCTCGCTCGTGCCGGTTCGGGAACCTCGGCTCCGCCGCGCGATCGCTTCCCTTTCGAGACTTCGTCCAACCTCACGTCGGACAGCCCGAACAGCGGCGAAAATGCCACACTAG
- a CDS encoding endonuclease/exonuclease/phosphatase family protein codes for MKYLWGLIGAALVAVAIISVRPNVFGLSAYELQFPFAQLIAMRGLLAVAFLICGLLFGIFAVIRYKAVNAGRIAALLAVVMVFVGVAHAGTVWWRGISNPDRLSTDRGVSMEGRGNGQITVLTYNTLGGATDSDQLARIIADEGVDIVVLPETSTARGNDLVDKLAQSGYSFQHFDTSTPQYNAEFESTVVLVSDALGKYRTTSVADDHRSGVSVAPVNGNGPQIFGVHPVAPDYSLMPNWRKEITQTYSLCAAKGPFILAGDFNSTVDHQLALGSKCADAGAQAAVGGLGSWPAWTPELFAAPIDRVLTDGSYRGTEGRMVRVGGSDHRGLLVRLVPIR; via the coding sequence GTGAAATATCTATGGGGCCTGATCGGGGCAGCGTTAGTAGCTGTAGCAATCATCTCGGTTCGTCCGAATGTTTTTGGTCTGTCAGCCTACGAACTCCAGTTTCCGTTTGCGCAACTCATCGCGATGCGAGGTCTGCTTGCTGTGGCATTCCTCATCTGCGGACTGCTTTTCGGTATTTTCGCGGTTATTCGCTACAAGGCCGTCAATGCCGGACGAATCGCAGCATTGTTAGCTGTCGTTATGGTTTTTGTGGGTGTCGCTCACGCGGGGACTGTGTGGTGGCGGGGAATTTCAAACCCAGATCGACTCTCCACGGATCGTGGAGTCAGCATGGAGGGGCGTGGAAATGGCCAGATCACAGTGCTGACGTACAACACTTTGGGTGGTGCGACGGATTCGGATCAGCTTGCTCGAATCATCGCCGACGAGGGCGTGGATATCGTCGTTTTGCCAGAAACATCCACTGCACGCGGAAATGATCTTGTGGATAAGCTTGCTCAATCGGGGTATTCATTCCAGCATTTCGACACGTCAACGCCACAATATAATGCCGAATTCGAATCGACAGTTGTCCTGGTCAGTGATGCTCTAGGAAAGTATCGCACCACCTCCGTCGCTGACGATCACCGCTCAGGGGTCTCTGTGGCGCCCGTGAACGGGAATGGCCCACAAATCTTTGGTGTCCATCCAGTGGCGCCCGACTATTCACTCATGCCGAACTGGCGTAAGGAAATTACACAAACATACTCGTTATGTGCAGCGAAGGGCCCGTTTATTTTGGCCGGCGATTTCAATTCCACTGTTGATCATCAGTTGGCTCTGGGGAGCAAGTGCGCCGACGCTGGTGCGCAGGCTGCGGTCGGCGGTCTGGGATCATGGCCTGCCTGGACGCCAGAACTTTTTGCAGCACCGATCGATCGTGTGCTCACCGACGGTAGCTACCGTGGAACTGAAGGGCGCATGGTGAGAGTGGGCGGTTCAGATCACCGTGGTCTTTTGGTGAGGCTCGTCCCAATTAGGTGA